The proteins below come from a single Dryobates pubescens isolate bDryPub1 chromosome 16, bDryPub1.pri, whole genome shotgun sequence genomic window:
- the KCNMB1 gene encoding calcium-activated potassium channel subunit beta-1 codes for MLGKKLVTAQKRGETRALCLGLGMVVCSMMMYFFIGITIVPFYTKSVWTTETVCKVLKVSIKDQSQHPCPNSDGSEDEDVFPYPCLQVRVNLTASGQEVMLYATEDTLELNPKCSYVPDKSEKEVKAKIEKIASNFKNHQTVPCYYNPGGTQTNVIHSRLYPPKGLLFVFLWPTLMFTGGCLIIFLVKISQYVSVLSAWQ; via the exons ATGTTGGGAAAAAAGCTGGTGACTGCACAGAAACGAGGGGAGACAAGAGCCCTGTGCTTGGGACTGGGAATGGTTGTGTGCTCCATGATGATGTACTTTTTCATTGGGATCACCATTGTGCCGTTCTACACTAAAAG TGTTTGGACAACAGAAACTGTGTGCAAAGTACTCAAAGTCAGCATCAAGGACCAAagtcagcatccctgcccaAACAGTGATGGCTCAGAAGATGAGGATGTCTTTCCCTATCCCTGCCTACAGGTGCGGGTTAACCTGACAGCCTCAGGACAAGAGGTTATGCTGTATGCAACTGAAGATACACTGGAATTAAATCCTAAG TGCTCATATGTCCCAGACAAGTCTGAGAAAGAAGTTAaagcaaaaatagaaaagatTGCAAGCAATTTCAAAAACCACCAGACTGTGCCATGCTACTACAACCCAGGAGGAACGCAGACCAATGTCATTCACAGCAGACTTTATCCCCCAAAAGGCctcctctttgtttttctttggccTACACTCATGTTTACTGGCGGATGTCTGATTATTTTTCTTGTAAAAATTAGTCAGTATGTCTCTGTTCTTTCTGCTTGGCagtag